One genomic segment of Methylocystis sp. SC2 includes these proteins:
- the ybeY gene encoding rRNA maturation RNase YbeY, producing MEIDVNVAAPAWRRIADLEDLAKECVHQSLATSEATLAPECEISVTFCDDAAIQQLNAEWRGKDQPTNVLSFPTPGALERKPLLGDVIVAFETVAKEAEQQGKLLRAHTAHMISHGFLHLIGYDHETAAEAERMEALERKIAMALGFPDPYAEDADGPAGGAN from the coding sequence TTGGAGATCGACGTGAATGTCGCGGCGCCCGCCTGGCGGCGGATCGCGGACCTGGAAGATTTGGCCAAAGAATGCGTGCATCAGAGTCTCGCAACGAGCGAGGCCACGCTCGCGCCGGAATGTGAAATCAGCGTCACATTCTGCGACGACGCGGCGATCCAGCAGCTCAACGCCGAATGGCGCGGCAAGGATCAGCCGACGAATGTCCTGTCTTTTCCGACGCCTGGCGCGCTTGAGCGCAAGCCTCTCCTTGGCGACGTGATCGTCGCCTTCGAAACCGTCGCCAAAGAGGCGGAGCAACAGGGCAAGCTTTTGCGCGCCCACACGGCGCATATGATCTCACATGGATTTCTGCATCTGATCGGATATGATCACGAGACCGCCGCCGAGGCCGAGCGGATGGAGGCGCTGGAGCGTAAGATCGCGATGGCGCTTGGATTTCCCGACCCCTATGCGGAGGACGCAGACGGGCCGGCCGGCGGAGCGAATTGA
- a CDS encoding nuclear transport factor 2 family protein, with the protein MDEISLLDANAAYYRAFAARDLGALNDLWAEEGCSCVHPGWPALVGRMPVLASYRDIFRNPAQEAVTTRDPQTLVEGADGRVFCIEEVGGGLLLATNWFRWSGERWRLVHHQASPLAAPPTRREGKRSLH; encoded by the coding sequence ATGGATGAAATCTCGCTGCTCGACGCCAACGCTGCTTATTACCGGGCCTTCGCCGCACGTGACCTTGGCGCCTTGAACGATCTTTGGGCGGAGGAGGGCTGTTCCTGCGTTCACCCGGGATGGCCGGCGCTCGTCGGGCGCATGCCGGTGCTCGCCTCCTACCGCGATATTTTTCGTAACCCGGCGCAGGAAGCGGTCACGACGCGAGATCCGCAGACGCTCGTCGAGGGCGCCGACGGCCGGGTCTTTTGCATCGAGGAGGTCGGCGGCGGGCTGCTACTCGCGACCAACTGGTTTCGCTGGAGCGGGGAGCGCTGGCGGCTCGTGCACCATCAGGCGAGCCCGCTCGCCGCGCCGCCCACGCGGCGGGAAGGCAAGCGGTCGCTTCACTAG
- the tsaB gene encoding tRNA (adenosine(37)-N6)-threonylcarbamoyltransferase complex dimerization subunit type 1 TsaB has translation MRILAIDTALPAVSACVLDHDAAAPIAAESIEMERGHAEALLPLIRRIMSRVEGGFASLDRVAVTVGPGSFTGIRIGLAAGQAIALACKAEIVGVSTLAALAAPLIIDPFDGVVAAAIDARHDKVYIAAFGPGGRPLLTARRMNAPEALRALGTGPLLLTGSGAPLLAKEARARGVPVRIASERPTPDIVLVARLGLAAQPDTAPARPLYLKEPDVTMPSPRSDPHKDAGLGDAAARARAAATAQA, from the coding sequence ATGCGAATCCTTGCGATTGACACCGCTCTGCCAGCCGTCTCGGCCTGCGTGCTGGACCATGACGCGGCGGCGCCGATCGCCGCCGAGTCGATCGAGATGGAGCGCGGCCACGCCGAGGCGCTGCTGCCCCTGATCCGGCGAATCATGAGCAGGGTCGAGGGCGGGTTCGCCTCGCTCGACCGCGTCGCGGTGACGGTCGGCCCCGGCTCCTTCACCGGCATCCGCATCGGCCTCGCCGCCGGTCAGGCGATCGCGCTCGCCTGCAAGGCCGAGATCGTCGGCGTCTCGACGCTGGCCGCGCTTGCGGCGCCGCTGATTATCGATCCTTTCGACGGCGTCGTCGCGGCGGCGATCGACGCGCGCCACGACAAAGTCTACATCGCCGCCTTTGGCCCGGGCGGCCGCCCGCTGCTCACCGCGCGCCGCATGAACGCCCCCGAAGCGCTACGCGCGCTCGGGACCGGCCCGCTGCTTCTGACCGGCTCCGGCGCGCCGCTCCTTGCGAAGGAGGCGCGCGCCCGCGGCGTTCCGGTCCGGATCGCGAGCGAGCGGCCTACGCCCGATATCGTCCTCGTGGCGCGTCTGGGCCTTGCCGCGCAGCCTGACACCGCGCCGGCGCGGCCGCTTTATCTTAAAGAGCCCGACGTCACCATGCCGAGCCCGCGGTCAGACCCGCACAAGGATGCGGGCTTGGGCGATGCGGCCGCCCGAGCCCGGGCCGCCGCCACGGCTCAGGCGTGA
- the dksA gene encoding RNA polymerase-binding protein DksA — MAVDLEETYKPSEDEPFMCDRQREYFRRKLLAWKEDILQESRETLATLQNENENHPDLADRASSETDRAIELRARDRQRKLIAKIDAALTRLDDGSYGYCEETGEPISLKRLDARPIATLSIEAQERHERREKVYRDD, encoded by the coding sequence ATGGCGGTGGATCTGGAAGAAACGTATAAGCCTTCCGAAGACGAACCCTTCATGTGCGATCGGCAGCGCGAATATTTCCGGCGCAAACTGCTGGCTTGGAAGGAGGACATTCTACAAGAGAGTCGGGAAACGCTCGCCACTCTGCAGAATGAAAACGAAAACCATCCTGATCTGGCGGACCGCGCGTCGTCCGAAACCGATCGCGCCATCGAACTGCGCGCGCGCGACCGGCAGCGCAAGCTCATCGCCAAGATCGACGCGGCGCTGACGCGCCTCGACGACGGCAGTTACGGTTATTGCGAGGAAACGGGGGAGCCGATCTCCCTCAAGCGCCTCGACGCCCGTCCAATCGCGACACTGTCGATCGAGGCGCAGGAGCGTCACGAACGGCGCGAAAAAGTCTATCGAGACGATTGA
- a CDS encoding NifU family protein: MFIQTEATPNPATLKFLPGQDVLGQGAMEFRSRDAAAHAPLAEALLSIEGVEAVMYGADFVSVTKNGAEWPHLKPAILGTIMEHFASGAPLLTEGAAPAQSSGEFYDSADAETVATIKELIETRVRPAVAGDGGDIVFRGFKDGVVYLAMKGACSGCPSSTATLRHGIENLLKHFLPQVKAVEPA; the protein is encoded by the coding sequence ATGTTCATCCAGACTGAAGCCACCCCCAACCCCGCGACGCTCAAGTTTTTGCCCGGCCAGGACGTCTTGGGCCAGGGCGCGATGGAATTCCGCTCGCGCGACGCCGCCGCCCACGCGCCCCTCGCCGAGGCGCTGCTCTCCATCGAGGGCGTCGAGGCGGTGATGTATGGCGCGGATTTCGTCTCGGTGACGAAGAACGGCGCCGAATGGCCGCATCTGAAGCCGGCCATTCTTGGCACGATCATGGAGCATTTCGCCTCCGGCGCGCCGCTCCTGACCGAAGGCGCGGCGCCGGCGCAGTCCAGCGGCGAGTTCTATGACTCGGCCGACGCGGAGACGGTCGCCACGATCAAGGAGCTGATCGAGACGCGCGTGCGCCCGGCGGTCGCCGGCGACGGCGGCGACATCGTCTTCCGCGGCTTCAAAGACGGGGTCGTCTATCTTGCCATGAAGGGCGCCTGCTCCGGATGCCCGTCCTCCACCGCGACGTTGCGGCACGGCATCGAGAACCTGCTCAAACATTTCCTGCCGCAGGTGAAGGCGGTCGAGCCGGCGTAG
- a CDS encoding PhoH family protein yields MTTIDDPLLAARGPEPVDPEAEITLAFENNRHASLVFGLYDQNLAKIERRLRVASFANGNHVTLKGKSEACEHARRVLEALYERVALGQTITLGDVDGAIEETARQRSLFPDSEPSRGAFEQILTRKRGSVRARNAAQDQYLRALKRYELVFAEGPAGTGKTWLAVGHAVQLMEQGAVERLILSRPAVEAGERLGFLPGDMRDKVDPYLRPIYDALHDFMDARMVERGMQTGLIEVAPLAFMRGRTLTRSCILLDEAQNASSMQMKMFLTRLGEGSRMIVTGDPSQTDLPPGQKSGLSEAVSLLANLDVVGRVKFSEGDVVRHDLVRQIVGAYERAARANKQTRDP; encoded by the coding sequence TTGACGACGATCGACGACCCGTTGCTCGCCGCACGGGGACCGGAGCCTGTTGACCCGGAAGCGGAAATCACGCTCGCCTTTGAAAACAACCGTCACGCCTCGCTCGTTTTCGGCCTCTACGACCAGAATCTCGCCAAGATCGAACGACGCTTGCGCGTCGCCTCCTTCGCCAATGGCAATCACGTCACGCTCAAGGGCAAGTCCGAGGCCTGCGAACATGCGCGGCGCGTGCTCGAGGCGCTTTACGAGCGCGTCGCGCTGGGTCAGACGATCACGCTGGGCGACGTCGACGGCGCCATAGAAGAAACAGCGCGCCAGCGCAGCCTGTTTCCGGATTCGGAGCCGTCACGCGGCGCTTTCGAGCAGATCCTGACCCGCAAACGCGGCTCGGTGCGCGCGCGCAACGCCGCGCAGGACCAGTATTTGCGCGCCCTCAAGCGCTACGAACTGGTCTTCGCCGAGGGTCCTGCGGGCACCGGCAAGACCTGGCTCGCGGTCGGCCACGCCGTGCAGCTGATGGAGCAAGGCGCGGTCGAACGGCTGATTCTGTCGCGTCCCGCCGTCGAGGCTGGCGAGCGTCTCGGCTTTTTGCCCGGCGACATGCGCGACAAGGTCGACCCCTATCTCCGCCCGATCTACGACGCGCTGCATGATTTCATGGATGCGCGGATGGTCGAGCGCGGCATGCAGACCGGACTCATCGAAGTCGCGCCGCTCGCGTTCATGCGCGGCCGCACGCTGACGCGAAGCTGCATCCTGCTCGACGAGGCGCAGAACGCCAGCTCGATGCAGATGAAGATGTTTCTCACCCGGCTCGGCGAAGGCTCGCGGATGATCGTCACCGGCGATCCGTCGCAGACCGATCTGCCTCCCGGGCAGAAATCCGGCCTCTCGGAAGCCGTAAGCCTGCTCGCCAATCTCGACGTCGTCGGTCGCGTGAAATTTTCGGAAGGCGACGTCGTGCGGCACGATCTCGTTCGGCAGATCGTTGGAGCCTATGAGCGCGCCGCGCGCGCCAACAAGCAGACGCGGGACCCCTAA
- a CDS encoding NADP-dependent isocitrate dehydrogenase, whose amino-acid sequence MRKIKVASPVVELDGDEMTRIIWAAIKEKLIRPYLDVDLLYYDLSIQNRDATNDQVTIDAAYAIKKHGVGVKCATITPDEARVKEFNLKEMWKSPNGTIRNILGGVIFREPIICRNVPRLVPGWTQPIIVGRHAFGDQYKATDFKVPGKGRLTIKFEGVDGDVIEKEVFNFPGAGVALAMYNLDESISEFARATFNYGLTRRYPVYLSTKNTILKAYDGRFKDLFQEIYDAEFKSKFEALGLTYEHRLIDDMVASALKWSGGYIWACKNYDGDVQSDTVAQGFGSLGLMTSVLMTPDGKTVEAEAAHGTVTRHYREHQKGHETSTNSIASIFAWTRALAHRGKLDGNDELTRFARTLEDVCVATVESGFMTKDLALLVGCNQKWLSTTGFLDKIDENLRRAME is encoded by the coding sequence ATGCGGAAGATCAAGGTTGCGAGCCCTGTCGTCGAACTCGACGGCGATGAAATGACCCGCATCATCTGGGCCGCCATCAAAGAAAAGCTCATCCGGCCCTATCTCGACGTCGATCTCCTTTATTACGATCTCTCGATTCAAAATCGCGACGCCACCAATGATCAGGTGACGATCGACGCGGCTTACGCCATCAAAAAGCATGGCGTCGGCGTCAAATGCGCGACGATCACCCCCGACGAAGCGCGGGTGAAGGAATTCAATCTGAAGGAGATGTGGAAGTCGCCGAACGGCACGATCCGCAACATCCTCGGCGGCGTCATCTTCCGCGAGCCGATCATCTGCAGGAACGTGCCGCGCCTGGTGCCGGGATGGACGCAGCCGATCATCGTCGGGCGCCATGCATTCGGCGATCAATATAAGGCCACCGACTTCAAAGTGCCGGGCAAGGGCCGTCTGACGATCAAATTCGAAGGCGTCGACGGCGACGTCATCGAGAAGGAAGTCTTCAACTTCCCCGGCGCCGGCGTCGCGCTGGCGATGTACAATCTTGACGAGTCGATCAGCGAATTCGCGCGCGCCACGTTCAACTACGGGCTGACGCGCAGATATCCGGTGTATCTGTCGACCAAGAACACGATCCTCAAGGCCTATGACGGCCGATTCAAAGATCTGTTCCAAGAAATTTACGACGCCGAGTTCAAATCGAAATTCGAGGCGCTCGGCCTCACCTACGAGCATCGTCTGATCGACGATATGGTCGCCTCGGCGCTCAAATGGTCTGGCGGCTATATTTGGGCCTGCAAGAATTACGACGGCGACGTCCAATCCGACACGGTGGCGCAGGGCTTCGGTTCGCTCGGCCTGATGACGAGCGTGCTGATGACGCCCGACGGCAAGACCGTCGAGGCCGAAGCCGCGCACGGCACGGTGACGCGCCACTATCGCGAGCACCAGAAGGGGCATGAGACCTCGACCAATTCGATCGCCTCGATTTTCGCCTGGACGCGCGCGCTCGCGCATCGCGGCAAGCTCGATGGGAATGACGAACTGACCCGTTTCGCCCGCACGCTCGAGGATGTGTGCGTCGCAACCGTCGAGTCGGGCTTCATGACCAAGGATCTTGCCCTGCTTGTCGGCTGCAATCAGAAATGGCTGTCGACGACAGGCTTCCTGGACAAGATCGACGAAAATCTGCGCAGAGCCATGGAGTGA
- a CDS encoding RNA methyltransferase — MVGAGTDRSKTALSGGPAIVLVRPQLAVNIGMCARAMANFGLSDLRLVSPREGWPRTGAYRKGAYAAAAGAVHLLESAKLYESVREAIEDLSFVYAATARGRGQMKPVLTPAQAMPGAAARITAGEKYGVLFGPERTGLDNDDVALADAILTFPVNPAYASLNLAQAVLLTGYEWFRAAHGDAIPFEIEERSPPATREMTLAFFDFLEGELDKRGFFRPLTKKPVMSRNLRNMFHRMSLTEQDVRTLWGMVVRLVEGPRREPKKPSRKKQAEGADS, encoded by the coding sequence TTGGTCGGGGCCGGAACGGATCGCAGCAAGACGGCCCTCTCGGGGGGGCCGGCGATTGTGCTCGTGCGCCCGCAGCTCGCCGTCAACATCGGCATGTGCGCGCGCGCCATGGCCAACTTCGGCCTCTCCGATCTGCGCCTCGTCTCGCCGCGCGAAGGCTGGCCGCGCACCGGCGCCTATCGCAAGGGCGCCTATGCGGCGGCGGCCGGCGCCGTGCATCTCCTCGAAAGCGCGAAACTCTACGAGAGCGTCCGCGAGGCGATCGAGGATCTCTCCTTCGTTTACGCCGCGACGGCGCGCGGACGCGGCCAGATGAAGCCGGTGCTGACGCCGGCGCAGGCGATGCCGGGCGCGGCGGCGCGCATAACGGCGGGCGAGAAGTATGGCGTGCTGTTTGGCCCCGAGCGCACCGGCCTCGACAATGACGACGTCGCGCTCGCCGACGCCATCCTCACCTTTCCGGTCAATCCCGCTTATGCCTCGCTCAATCTCGCGCAGGCGGTGCTGCTCACCGGCTATGAATGGTTTCGCGCCGCGCATGGCGACGCCATTCCCTTCGAGATCGAAGAGCGTTCGCCCCCGGCGACGCGCGAGATGACGCTGGCCTTTTTCGATTTTCTCGAAGGCGAACTCGACAAGCGCGGCTTCTTCCGTCCGCTGACGAAAAAGCCCGTGATGTCGCGCAATCTGCGCAACATGTTCCACCGCATGAGTCTGACCGAGCAGGACGTGCGCACGCTGTGGGGCATGGTCGTGCGGCTGGTGGAGGGGCCGCGAAGGGAGCCCAAGAAGCCGAGCCGCAAGAAGCAGGCGGAAGGCGCGGACTCCTGA
- a CDS encoding hemolysin family protein gives MSTRYDNADDPIPLRRAGDGPRPSLVDRLRGLLGLAPASVREDIEDRLEESACDVTPHERALLKNVLGLHDMRVDDAMIPRADIVAISLDAPLREALELFRTAAHSRLPVYADTLDDPRGMIHIRDFVNHIACCADRREDSEATTAEPRKIDFDTPLSQANLLKPVLFVPRSMPALDLLIRMQATRTHLALVIDEYGGTDGLVTIEDIMEMIVGDIEDEHDVVDESGFVELENGDFIIDGRADLDEVTARLGVDFRLEDTPAEVTTLGGLVAWLAGRVPMRGEIIAAPVDSHEFEIVDADPRRVGKLRVRSRRPA, from the coding sequence ATGTCGACGCGATACGATAACGCCGACGATCCCATTCCATTAAGACGCGCTGGCGATGGGCCGCGCCCGAGCCTCGTCGACAGGCTGCGCGGGCTGCTCGGTCTCGCCCCGGCCTCGGTGCGCGAGGACATCGAAGACAGGCTCGAAGAGTCGGCCTGCGACGTGACCCCGCATGAGCGGGCGCTCTTGAAGAACGTCCTCGGCCTGCACGACATGCGCGTCGACGACGCGATGATCCCCCGCGCCGACATCGTCGCCATCTCGCTTGACGCGCCGCTGCGCGAAGCCTTGGAGCTGTTTCGCACCGCCGCCCATTCGCGCCTGCCGGTTTACGCCGATACGCTCGACGATCCGCGCGGGATGATCCATATCCGCGATTTCGTCAATCATATCGCGTGCTGCGCCGATCGGCGCGAAGACTCCGAGGCGACGACCGCCGAACCGAGAAAGATCGATTTCGACACGCCGCTGTCGCAGGCGAATTTGCTCAAGCCGGTGCTCTTCGTGCCGCGCTCCATGCCGGCGCTCGATCTTTTGATCCGGATGCAGGCGACGCGCACGCATCTGGCGCTCGTCATCGACGAATATGGCGGCACGGACGGCCTCGTCACCATCGAGGACATCATGGAAATGATCGTCGGCGACATCGAGGACGAACATGACGTCGTCGACGAGTCGGGCTTCGTCGAGCTTGAGAACGGCGATTTCATCATCGACGGGCGCGCCGATCTGGACGAAGTGACGGCGCGGCTCGGCGTCGACTTCCGGCTTGAAGATACGCCCGCCGAGGTGACGACGCTCGGCGGTCTGGTCGCATGGCTCGCCGGCCGCGTCCCAATGCGCGGCGAAATCATCGCGGCGCCGGTCGACTCCCACGAATTTGAGATCGTCGACGCTGATCCGCGGCGCGTCGGCAAGTTGCGCGTGCGCTCGCGCCGGCCGGCGTGA
- a CDS encoding GNAT family N-acetyltransferase, whose amino-acid sequence MTLLSSFFAKPTFVIEPIGAERADDCERLHGASFAFGWSKIDFENYLTDPHIIADGAVAEGRKGELGGFILSRLTPPDAEVLTFAVNPARRGAGLGRRILEKHLENLERGGARLVFLEVADDNEAALKLYAREGFKEIGRRENYYQRADGERRAAIALRLEI is encoded by the coding sequence ATGACGCTGCTCTCGTCCTTCTTCGCCAAGCCGACTTTCGTCATCGAACCCATCGGCGCTGAGCGCGCCGATGACTGCGAACGTCTGCACGGAGCGTCCTTCGCCTTTGGCTGGTCGAAAATCGACTTCGAGAATTATCTGACCGACCCCCATATCATCGCCGACGGCGCGGTCGCGGAGGGCCGCAAGGGCGAACTTGGGGGCTTCATCCTCTCGCGGCTGACGCCGCCCGACGCCGAAGTCCTCACTTTCGCGGTGAACCCCGCGAGACGCGGCGCGGGACTGGGCCGGCGCATTCTTGAAAAGCATCTCGAAAATCTCGAGCGCGGCGGCGCCCGGCTCGTCTTTCTCGAGGTGGCCGACGACAATGAGGCCGCGCTGAAGCTCTACGCCCGGGAAGGCTTCAAAGAGATCGGCAGGCGGGAGAATTACTATCAACGCGCCGACGGCGAACGGCGCGCGGCGATCGCGCTGCGGCTGGAGATCTGA
- the miaB gene encoding tRNA (N6-isopentenyl adenosine(37)-C2)-methylthiotransferase MiaB: MKRKVLVKSYGCQMNVYDAARMADLLSREGYAETKSEEDADLVILNTCHIREKAAEKIYSELGKLAIAKRALNAQGRDMKIVVAGCVAQAEGEEVLKRQRAVDLVVGPQSYHRLPELLRRARDGARISDTDFAVEDKFRALPAPNRTQIRARGVSAFVTVQEGCDKFCSFCVVPYTRGVEASRPVAEIVAETMRLVDAGVREITLIGQNVNAYRGPDGDGGEASLAQLLDRLARIEGLARLRYTTSHPVDMAQELIDAHRAIPKLMPYVHLPVQSGSDRILKAMNRKHGADAYLSIVERLRKARSDIALSSDFIVGFPGESDADFEATMALARTVGFASSFSFKYSPRPGTPAADRDDQIDETAKSERLAALQALLEEQRQAFNAATVGRELDVLFEKAGRHAGQIAGKSPYMQAVHVEGPTELIGREARVKIIAAGSNSLGGRLMSEEAKA; the protein is encoded by the coding sequence CTGAAGCGCAAAGTTCTGGTCAAGTCATACGGCTGCCAGATGAACGTCTATGACGCGGCGCGCATGGCTGACCTGCTCAGCCGCGAGGGCTACGCCGAAACCAAGAGCGAAGAAGACGCCGATCTCGTCATTCTCAACACATGCCATATTCGCGAAAAGGCTGCGGAAAAAATTTATTCCGAACTCGGCAAGCTTGCGATCGCCAAACGCGCGCTGAACGCGCAAGGCCGCGACATGAAGATCGTCGTCGCCGGCTGCGTCGCCCAGGCTGAAGGCGAAGAGGTGCTCAAGCGCCAACGCGCCGTCGATCTTGTCGTCGGCCCCCAGAGCTATCACCGACTGCCGGAGCTGCTGCGCCGCGCCAGGGACGGCGCAAGGATCTCGGACACGGATTTCGCGGTCGAGGACAAATTTCGCGCCCTGCCCGCCCCGAACCGCACGCAGATTCGCGCCCGCGGCGTTTCGGCGTTCGTCACCGTTCAGGAGGGCTGCGACAAGTTCTGCTCGTTCTGCGTCGTGCCTTACACGCGAGGCGTCGAAGCCTCGCGCCCCGTCGCCGAGATCGTCGCAGAGACCATGCGTCTCGTCGACGCGGGCGTTCGCGAGATCACGCTGATCGGCCAGAACGTCAACGCTTATCGCGGTCCGGATGGAGACGGCGGGGAGGCAAGCCTTGCGCAGCTTCTCGACCGGCTGGCGCGGATCGAAGGGTTGGCGCGCCTGCGCTACACCACGAGTCATCCGGTCGACATGGCGCAGGAGTTGATTGACGCGCATCGCGCGATTCCAAAGCTCATGCCCTATGTGCATCTGCCGGTTCAATCGGGCTCGGACCGCATTCTGAAGGCCATGAACCGCAAGCACGGCGCAGACGCATACCTCTCCATCGTCGAGCGCCTGCGAAAGGCGCGCTCGGACATCGCCCTGTCGTCGGACTTCATCGTCGGCTTCCCCGGCGAAAGCGACGCGGATTTCGAGGCGACGATGGCGCTGGCGCGCACTGTGGGCTTCGCGTCGAGCTTTTCGTTCAAATATTCGCCGCGGCCCGGCACGCCCGCCGCCGACCGCGACGATCAGATCGACGAGACGGCGAAGAGCGAACGCCTCGCGGCGCTGCAGGCTTTGCTCGAAGAGCAGCGGCAAGCCTTCAACGCGGCGACCGTCGGCCGAGAACTCGACGTGCTCTTCGAAAAAGCCGGTCGGCACGCGGGGCAAATCGCGGGCAAGAGTCCCTATATGCAGGCTGTGCATGTTGAAGGCCCGACGGAGCTTATCGGCCGCGAAGCCAGAGTGAAGATCATCGCGGCGGGCTCGAATTCCTTGGGCGGACGGCTCATGAGCGAGGAGGCGAAGGCTTGA
- a CDS encoding class I SAM-dependent methyltransferase has protein sequence MSPFSVPETVARYAEGPVRKVPGFHALQRMTGVLLAERVPEDGNLLVLGAGGGLELKAFAETHPGWRFCGVDPSAEMLGLAERTLGPFAERVDLHLGYIDSAPAGPFDAATCLLTMHFIPEEERRRTMAEIHRRLRSGSPFVVAHHSFPQQDGEKAKWLARYAAFAAASGDPDSNAENAIAAIGERLPILSPEQDEAILLDAGFTDVTLFYAGFTFRGWVGYKP, from the coding sequence TTGTCGCCCTTCTCGGTTCCCGAAACTGTCGCACGCTACGCCGAAGGTCCGGTGAGGAAGGTGCCAGGCTTCCACGCTTTGCAGCGGATGACGGGCGTGCTTCTCGCCGAGCGAGTTCCGGAAGATGGCAATTTGCTCGTTCTCGGCGCGGGAGGCGGACTGGAACTGAAGGCCTTTGCCGAGACGCATCCCGGATGGCGCTTCTGCGGCGTTGATCCATCAGCGGAAATGCTGGGGTTGGCGGAGCGCACGCTCGGTCCGTTCGCGGAGCGCGTCGACTTGCACCTGGGCTATATCGATAGCGCGCCTGCGGGTCCTTTCGATGCGGCGACGTGCCTTCTAACCATGCACTTCATTCCGGAGGAGGAGCGGCGACGCACGATGGCCGAGATCCATCGGCGCTTGCGCTCCGGCTCTCCATTCGTCGTGGCCCACCACAGCTTTCCGCAGCAAGATGGGGAAAAGGCGAAATGGCTCGCGCGCTATGCCGCCTTCGCGGCCGCGTCGGGAGACCCAGACTCGAACGCGGAAAACGCGATCGCCGCCATCGGCGAGCGCTTGCCCATTCTGTCTCCAGAGCAGGACGAAGCTATATTGCTAGATGCAGGATTCACCGACGTGACCCTGTTCTATGCGGGTTTCACGTTCAGGGGGTGGGTGGGGTACAAGCCTTAA